A window of Eubacteriaceae bacterium ES3 contains these coding sequences:
- a CDS encoding TetR/AcrR family transcriptional regulator, giving the protein MDNKEKILRAALQLFIKEGFHGTSTSKIANEAGISNGTLFHHFKTKEELISRLYLKCKEDYRNYLLDHMQNQTTSKAKIREFWFVCLNWGLSNQEVVSFFMMFANSPYIDKLSKEEATRNFRFVADLFQEAIDNETVVNIDPALMMNQMFAALLAFALYLKENPDKLDVYREQAFKMWWRSVVNI; this is encoded by the coding sequence ATGGATAATAAAGAAAAAATTTTGAGAGCCGCCCTGCAGCTTTTCATCAAAGAAGGTTTTCACGGCACTTCAACTTCAAAAATAGCTAACGAGGCCGGGATCTCCAATGGCACCCTCTTTCATCATTTTAAAACCAAGGAAGAGCTGATTAGCCGCCTCTATTTGAAATGCAAAGAGGATTACCGCAACTATCTGCTTGATCACATGCAAAATCAGACTACCAGCAAAGCTAAAATCCGGGAATTCTGGTTTGTCTGCCTGAACTGGGGGTTATCCAATCAGGAAGTGGTCTCCTTCTTTATGATGTTTGCCAACTCCCCTTACATCGATAAACTCAGCAAAGAAGAAGCTACCCGCAACTTCAGATTTGTCGCTGACCTGTTTCAGGAAGCTATTGATAATGAAACGGTTGTTAATATCGACCCGGCCTTAATGATGAATCAGATGTTTGCTGCATTACTGGCTTTTGCCCTTTATTTAAAAGAAAATCCCGATAAACTGGATGTCTACCGGGAGCAGGCCTTTAAGATGTGGTGGCGGTCGGTGGTGAATATTTAA
- a CDS encoding TetR/AcrR family transcriptional regulator — protein MNNRERIYQTAKRLYLENGFDNTPNTMIAKEAGVNLGLVTYYFKTKDIIASDMLNNNYEVLYSHVIKYLDREDELLQLVTFFSLHFKITGIDSDYDRFIYEMNKLDLLEKATRDGNLYKLYESIIEKNDCLHPEEKKRRHDYALTASYGVMRALTLKQYEGELDLSKDELFEICVNEMLYALKIDSNPLLQKSLLNSADSITDRILEECRTLRSVKNYLYQEIPVIVCEQ, from the coding sequence TTGAATAACCGCGAACGGATTTATCAGACTGCCAAACGTCTTTATCTGGAAAATGGCTTTGATAATACGCCCAATACCATGATTGCCAAAGAAGCTGGGGTTAATCTGGGGCTGGTGACCTATTATTTTAAGACAAAGGATATCATTGCCAGTGACATGCTAAATAATAATTATGAGGTGCTGTATAGCCATGTGATAAAATATTTGGATCGTGAGGATGAGCTGCTTCAGTTGGTCACTTTTTTCAGTCTGCATTTTAAGATAACGGGAATTGATTCGGACTATGACCGTTTTATATATGAAATGAATAAGCTTGACCTATTGGAAAAGGCCACGCGGGACGGGAATTTATATAAACTGTATGAGTCCATCATCGAAAAAAATGACTGTCTTCATCCGGAAGAAAAAAAGCGTCGTCATGATTATGCCTTGACCGCCTCATATGGGGTGATGCGAGCCCTGACGCTTAAACAATATGAAGGGGAACTTGATTTATCCAAAGATGAACTGTTTGAAATCTGTGTTAATGAAATGCTATATGCCCTAAAAATTGATTCCAATCCATTGCTGCAGAAATCACTCTTGAATTCAGCTGATAGTATCACGGACCGGATTCTAGAAGAGTGCCGAACGCTTAGAAGTGTCAAAAATTATTTATACCAGGAAATACCTGTTATTGTTTGCGAACAATAA
- a CDS encoding aldo/keto reductase → MQYRIDPKTGNKISALGFGCMRLPSTLGRIDIDKTEKLFLKAIDKGINYFDTAYIYPGSEAAIGQIFSKHGIRKEVFIATKLPLIMCRTREDFDKYFDGHLERLKTDYIDYYFMHMLGSPAQWQQLKDLGIEEWIEGKKAAGQIRQVGFSFHGQKNDFITLVDAYDWDFCQIQYNYMNTNYQAGVAGLKYAAQKGLPVFIMEPLLGGRLATGLPKKAETLFKSEDPAATPVSWALRWLWNHREVTMLLSGMNEFSQLDENIALAEKAQADSLTDQELAVIDQVIEAFNASYKIPCTGCNYCMPCPQNIDIPGCFASYNASYAISRSTGIQQYVVNTKAMSKSPASASDCIKCGKCEKHCPQNIPIRDSLDMVKKRMEPFWYKAAMAVARRVMR, encoded by the coding sequence ATGCAATATCGGATTGATCCAAAAACAGGTAACAAAATTTCAGCGCTGGGCTTTGGCTGTATGCGCCTGCCTTCAACACTGGGGCGAATTGACATCGATAAAACAGAAAAACTCTTTCTTAAGGCCATTGACAAGGGTATTAATTATTTTGATACGGCCTATATTTATCCTGGCAGCGAAGCGGCCATCGGGCAGATTTTTTCCAAACACGGAATCAGGAAAGAGGTTTTTATTGCGACAAAATTGCCGCTGATCATGTGCCGGACCAGAGAAGATTTTGACAAATATTTTGATGGCCATCTGGAACGGTTAAAAACGGATTATATCGATTATTACTTTATGCATATGTTAGGCAGTCCAGCCCAATGGCAGCAGCTGAAGGATCTTGGCATTGAAGAATGGATTGAGGGGAAAAAGGCCGCGGGCCAGATTCGCCAGGTTGGTTTTTCATTTCACGGGCAGAAAAATGATTTCATTACCCTGGTTGATGCTTACGATTGGGATTTTTGCCAGATTCAGTATAATTACATGAATACCAATTATCAGGCGGGTGTGGCAGGCCTTAAATATGCGGCGCAAAAAGGTTTGCCGGTCTTTATTATGGAACCGCTGCTGGGAGGACGGCTGGCGACGGGATTGCCGAAAAAGGCGGAAACTTTATTTAAGTCGGAGGATCCGGCTGCTACACCCGTCAGCTGGGCGCTGCGCTGGCTTTGGAATCATCGTGAAGTAACCATGCTTTTATCCGGGATGAATGAGTTTTCCCAGCTTGATGAAAATATTGCTCTAGCTGAAAAGGCTCAGGCTGATTCTCTGACTGATCAGGAACTGGCAGTTATCGATCAGGTCATTGAAGCCTTCAACGCTTCTTATAAGATCCCTTGCACCGGCTGTAATTACTGTATGCCCTGTCCTCAAAACATTGACATTCCGGGCTGCTTTGCATCCTATAATGCGTCTTATGCTATCAGCCGCTCAACAGGAATTCAGCAGTATGTGGTCAATACCAAAGCCATGTCCAAATCACCGGCATCAGCCAGTGACTGCATTAAATGCGGAAAATGTGAAAAGCACTGTCCTCAGAATATTCCCATCAGGGATTCGTTGGATATGGTTAAAAAGCGGATGGAACCCTTCTGGTATAAGGCGGCGATGGCAGTCGCCAGACGGGTGATGCGGTAA